A genomic region of Chryseobacterium sp. KACC 21268 contains the following coding sequences:
- a CDS encoding T9SS type A sorting domain-containing protein produces the protein MSKILLMKFLALIIIPFGLTKAQTAILTTGSTATGASGSTTYSVGQVVYSQKGADQQVMEGVQQAYEIITLEVDDESIMEKKILLYPNPVRDFLHVDFGKENFYNSNYVLFDSQGKLIKTGNFSQQKTELDMTSLPTSVYIIQIFQDKKNIKTFKIIKK, from the coding sequence ATGAGCAAAATACTATTAATGAAATTTCTGGCTCTGATCATCATTCCGTTTGGATTGACCAAGGCTCAGACAGCGATTCTCACAACGGGAAGCACGGCAACAGGTGCATCCGGAAGTACAACCTACAGTGTTGGCCAAGTTGTCTATTCTCAAAAAGGAGCCGATCAGCAAGTGATGGAAGGTGTACAACAGGCGTACGAAATCATCACGCTGGAAGTAGATGACGAATCCATAATGGAGAAAAAGATCCTACTCTATCCAAATCCTGTACGAGATTTTCTGCACGTTGATTTCGGAAAGGAAAACTTCTACAATTCTAATTACGTCCTGTTTGATTCCCAAGGAAAATTGATCAAAACAGGAAACTTTTCCCAGCAAAAAACGGAATTGGATATGACGAGCCTTCCAACATCTGTGTACATCATTCAGATCTTCCAGGATAAAAAGAACATCAAAACATTTAAAATCATTAAAAAATAA
- a CDS encoding ATP-binding protein — MKRLLLFFACQLFAFSFSQEQPDLSKYQNINDKLKRWDNYCKELRDDEKYTLLLDKAEYGIQLAKNHPKYLSKFYFYKGYGYEYTDNQYEKATFYFEKSLKLSQTTKDIKQEALALMRLNYMYYSIKEHKKADNLIHYIKKIVDTIQDSDSKGILLGSLGEYYLDRSEFENFINYKLKAIDYLKLDKKADSLKLNNIGVSYLQIADAYNDMKQFEKSVEYCNYAKPFLNKSDGVAFLYNSLIEAYTHLGNLDLAKKNYLELYDLANNNPMLDLNISYANRNMSEFYLGKNRLELADDYADKALHFAIKSNDEEIEMEANIVKGKVLLEQKKYKPAIERLNKALKFAYVYDKRSFAEINKKLSEAYAAQSQWKKAYDYHQIYTQTNDSLSVESGKKSLADTEAKYQNKNKQQEIKSLSAENTIHELTIRNAKKQRVYLISGLISIAIIGGLLYNQSRNRKRINKKLSFLNSELEKANKTKMQFFGILNHDLRSPVVSLIHFLDLQKNAPDLIDNETKIRLEKQTSDSADQLLTQMEDLLLWSKGQMENFEPNKQFYSADEVFDEIKKEFVWVSNIDLEYEIPSNLKIFTDKEYLKTILRNLINNAVKVLQNVDQPHIFCKVWEQGDFHYILIKDNGGGTNIEKFQALYDDKMSIGTTKGLGMHVIRDLCKAIDCKIEVDTNVEVGETRIMLCIKKI, encoded by the coding sequence ATGAAAAGGCTGTTGCTTTTTTTTGCTTGTCAATTGTTTGCTTTTTCATTTTCTCAGGAGCAGCCGGATCTTTCAAAATATCAAAACATAAATGATAAATTAAAAAGATGGGACAATTACTGTAAAGAATTGAGAGATGATGAAAAATATACACTCTTACTTGATAAAGCTGAGTACGGAATTCAACTCGCCAAAAATCATCCAAAGTATTTGAGTAAATTCTATTTCTATAAAGGATATGGTTATGAATATACAGATAACCAATATGAAAAAGCAACTTTTTACTTTGAGAAATCACTGAAGCTGAGTCAAACGACAAAAGATATAAAGCAGGAAGCATTGGCATTAATGCGTCTGAATTATATGTATTACTCCATCAAGGAGCACAAAAAAGCTGATAATCTCATTCATTATATCAAAAAGATTGTTGATACGATACAAGATTCGGACTCCAAAGGAATTTTATTGGGAAGTCTGGGGGAGTATTATCTGGATCGTTCGGAATTTGAAAACTTCATCAATTATAAACTAAAAGCGATTGATTATCTGAAACTTGATAAAAAAGCAGATTCTCTGAAGTTGAATAATATTGGAGTTTCATATCTGCAGATTGCGGATGCTTATAATGATATGAAGCAATTTGAGAAATCTGTGGAATATTGCAACTACGCCAAGCCCTTTCTCAATAAATCTGACGGTGTTGCATTTTTATACAATTCATTGATAGAGGCTTACACACATTTGGGTAATTTGGATCTGGCCAAAAAGAACTATCTCGAGTTGTATGATCTGGCAAATAATAATCCGATGCTGGATCTTAATATTAGTTATGCTAATCGAAATATGTCAGAGTTTTATTTGGGTAAGAACAGATTGGAACTCGCAGATGATTATGCAGATAAGGCTTTGCATTTTGCCATCAAATCAAATGATGAAGAAATAGAAATGGAAGCCAACATCGTCAAAGGAAAAGTTCTTCTGGAGCAAAAAAAATATAAGCCGGCAATCGAAAGATTAAATAAGGCTTTAAAATTTGCATACGTGTACGATAAAAGATCTTTTGCCGAAATCAACAAAAAACTGTCCGAGGCTTACGCAGCTCAGAGTCAATGGAAAAAAGCCTATGACTATCATCAAATTTATACCCAAACCAACGACTCTTTGTCTGTAGAATCTGGTAAAAAAAGTCTTGCTGATACCGAGGCAAAGTATCAAAACAAAAACAAACAACAGGAAATAAAATCACTGTCGGCTGAAAATACAATTCACGAATTGACAATCAGAAATGCCAAAAAACAACGGGTCTATCTCATTTCTGGTTTGATTTCGATTGCTATTATTGGAGGTTTGCTTTACAATCAAAGCAGAAATAGAAAACGGATTAATAAAAAATTATCATTCCTGAATTCTGAACTGGAAAAAGCAAACAAAACAAAAATGCAATTCTTCGGAATTCTAAATCACGATCTAAGAAGTCCCGTTGTATCATTGATTCATTTTCTTGATCTTCAAAAAAACGCACCTGATTTAATAGATAATGAAACCAAGATCCGACTGGAAAAACAAACCTCAGATTCGGCTGATCAACTTTTGACACAAATGGAAGATCTGCTTCTCTGGAGCAAAGGCCAAATGGAAAACTTCGAACCGAATAAACAGTTTTATAGCGCAGATGAGGTCTTTGATGAAATTAAAAAAGAATTTGTCTGGGTTTCAAATATTGATCTGGAATATGAAATTCCTTCAAACCTTAAAATTTTTACAGACAAAGAATACCTTAAAACGATCCTTAGAAATTTGATAAATAATGCCGTCAAAGTTTTGCAAAATGTCGATCAACCTCACATCTTCTGCAAAGTTTGGGAGCAGGGCGATTTTCATTACATTCTAATCAAAGATAATGGCGGTGGAACCAACATTGAAAAGTTCCAAGCTTTGTATGATGACAAGATGAGCATCGGAACCACCAAAGGTTTGGGAATGCACGTGATCCGCGATCTTTGCAAAGCAATTGATTGCAAAATTGAGGTCGATACAAATGTAGAAGTTGGCGAGACTAGAATTATGCTATGCATAAAAAAGATTTGA
- a CDS encoding cupin domain-containing protein — protein sequence MKNIVTKENAVNRQFLGVDFVVLSIGKNTMVTKMLYKSTDNVPFHKHANEQSGYVISGRYILKFEGEEYELSQGDTYSIPADVEHSIVILEAGEVVDVFSPIRQDYL from the coding sequence ATGAAAAATATAGTAACAAAGGAAAACGCTGTCAACAGACAGTTTTTAGGAGTCGATTTTGTGGTGCTTTCTATTGGCAAAAATACCATGGTTACAAAAATGCTATACAAATCGACAGACAATGTCCCATTTCACAAACATGCGAATGAACAAAGCGGATACGTGATCTCTGGAAGATATATACTGAAATTTGAAGGAGAAGAATATGAGTTATCACAGGGCGACACTTATTCTATCCCGGCAGATGTTGAGCACTCTATTGTAATTTTGGAAGCTGGTGAAGTAGTAGATGTTTTCAGTCCAATCCGTCAGGATTATTTGTAA
- a CDS encoding PaaI family thioesterase, translating into MQRRIKDSFEKQGLMKTLNAELVSIEKGVVKISVDFSEGLSQQHGFFHAGVATSIVDSACGYAALTMLPEDMEVLSVEFKINFLKPAKTDKLIALGKVLQSGKTLTICEGYVYDSSEKNLISKMTATMISVGKPI; encoded by the coding sequence ATGCAAAGAAGAATCAAAGACAGCTTCGAAAAGCAAGGTTTGATGAAAACGCTTAATGCAGAACTAGTGAGCATAGAAAAAGGTGTGGTGAAAATTTCCGTAGATTTCTCGGAGGGTTTGTCGCAACAGCATGGCTTTTTCCACGCGGGCGTAGCCACGAGCATTGTGGACAGTGCTTGTGGCTACGCTGCGTTGACGATGCTGCCGGAAGATATGGAAGTGTTATCAGTAGAATTTAAGATCAATTTTTTGAAACCTGCTAAAACCGACAAGCTGATTGCTCTCGGCAAGGTTTTACAATCCGGAAAAACCCTCACTATTTGCGAAGGCTATGTCTATGACAGTTCCGAAAAGAATCTCATCTCGAAAATGACGGCCACTATGATTTCCGTTGGGAAACCGATTTGA
- a CDS encoding LytTR family DNA-binding domain-containing protein, whose protein sequence is MENLKCIIVDDNEIDRLTVLSFAKRFPNLHILGTFSDSIEALKAIENQSVDILFLDIDMAELSGVGLRKKVKYVPACIFITSHPEFAVESFELEALDFIVKPLKFDRFDQTMRRITDFFEIRNKASLFEASIGGDVIYIKEGHEQIKVKLHEILYLEALKDYTLVVTSKKRHCVLSSIGLLLKEVSFQSFIRIHRSFAVQKQFINKINTHEIILNNNIAIPIGRSFKDNLKFLL, encoded by the coding sequence ATGGAAAACTTAAAGTGTATTATTGTTGATGACAACGAGATCGATAGATTGACGGTTTTGTCTTTTGCGAAGAGGTTTCCCAACCTCCACATTCTTGGGACTTTTTCTGATTCTATTGAAGCTTTGAAAGCCATAGAAAATCAGTCTGTAGATATTCTATTCCTGGATATTGATATGGCAGAGCTGTCTGGGGTTGGACTAAGAAAGAAGGTAAAATACGTTCCCGCCTGTATTTTTATCACTTCTCATCCGGAGTTTGCAGTTGAAAGTTTTGAATTGGAAGCATTAGATTTTATCGTAAAACCTTTAAAGTTTGATCGTTTTGATCAGACGATGAGAAGAATCACTGATTTTTTCGAAATTCGGAATAAAGCCAGCCTTTTTGAAGCCAGTATCGGTGGTGATGTGATCTACATCAAAGAAGGTCACGAACAAATTAAAGTAAAACTTCACGAAATCCTTTACCTGGAAGCTTTGAAGGACTATACTCTGGTAGTCACTTCCAAAAAAAGACATTGCGTACTCTCCAGTATTGGACTTTTGCTAAAAGAAGTGAGTTTCCAATCGTTTATCCGTATTCACAGGAGTTTTGCGGTGCAGAAGCAATTCATTAATAAAATAAATACGCACGAGATTATTCTGAATAATAATATTGCCATTCCGATTGGTAGAAGTTTTAAAGATAATTTGAAATTTCTGTTATGA
- a CDS encoding collagen-like protein has translation MKKIVLIAALALGTYMVSAQAPEKMSYQAIVRNASGQLLTNQNVAVRVSVLQGSAAGTAVYSERVTGTTNVNGLVSLEIGSGTVLSGTFNAINWGTNSYYLKTETDPAGGTNYTIAGTSQLLSVPYALYAKSSGGGGGGSLTLPYTATTNNASTLFSLTNDGDGTSVEGINNTTTSSIAAVRGTVSNVAPGGFSSGVRGINNGTGGLGVGVWGSQAGSGWGVYGVTPNGLGVYGNSTGSGTGVYANSSTGTGLTATSTNGIAASMSNFNSANNNNVLNASNSGNGVVINVSSTGSGAGVMSSTGTGFAIHGITSSQASAGVIADNNGAGEAVVGRNTSDIAGAVVGRNDGGGFGVRGFVSGNTTGTSVGVLGQVGQNSGKGRAGRFVNTNATNDRNTFEVESNGNGNIPDNTQGNVSSFLSNNTNSVSAAVRGEVKTIFGNFGAAGIFGVSSGTGGFGGLFYSSNPTGNGRALVALNDGNGDAFIANAGKDGDAIEANVDGAGRAIYGWVPTFSTGKAAEFKNFNTSNNNASLTATTVGNGTAGDFFVDNTNGTSPAVKGEVNSIFANFGTAGVYGLSSGTGGYGGLFYASNAAGNGPALLALTEGAGNGITANAGGNGDGVEATADGTGSAIYGWIPNFGTGKAGYFRNFNNANSQPVVHVTTTGTGSTLLINHQGPSGNLAVFQSASANVARIDKTGRGFFNNGTQNTGADVAEAFNVEGNTADYEPGDILVISTDTDRTIEKSSEAYSTLVAGVYATKPGVLLTEENIDSELVGKVPMGVIGVIPTKVCLEGGNIKRGDLLVTSSISGVAMKADPKKVQIGQVLGKALQDYNQEGIGKIKVLVSIK, from the coding sequence ATGAAAAAAATTGTATTAATTGCAGCTTTGGCATTGGGAACTTATATGGTTTCCGCTCAGGCTCCTGAAAAAATGAGCTATCAGGCCATTGTCAGAAATGCATCTGGACAACTATTGACTAATCAAAACGTTGCGGTAAGAGTAAGCGTGTTGCAAGGTTCCGCAGCTGGAACAGCCGTGTACTCCGAGAGAGTCACAGGAACAACGAATGTGAATGGCTTGGTAAGTCTGGAAATTGGTTCAGGAACTGTGCTTTCTGGAACCTTTAACGCCATCAATTGGGGAACCAACAGTTATTACCTAAAAACTGAGACCGATCCTGCAGGCGGAACTAATTACACGATCGCAGGAACAAGTCAATTACTGAGCGTTCCTTATGCCTTGTACGCAAAAAGTTCTGGCGGCGGTGGCGGCGGAAGTTTGACATTACCTTACACAGCGACGACCAACAACGCTTCAACGCTTTTTTCATTGACCAATGACGGCGACGGAACTTCGGTTGAAGGGATCAACAATACCACAACTTCGAGTATTGCTGCTGTACGAGGTACAGTTTCCAATGTTGCGCCAGGCGGTTTTTCTTCTGGCGTGCGGGGAATCAACAATGGAACTGGCGGATTGGGTGTTGGCGTCTGGGGTTCACAAGCGGGCTCAGGTTGGGGCGTTTATGGCGTAACACCTAATGGATTAGGCGTTTATGGAAATTCAACAGGTTCTGGAACTGGCGTTTATGCAAACAGTAGTACCGGAACAGGACTAACAGCTACCAGCACCAATGGTATCGCAGCAAGTATGAGCAATTTCAACAGTGCTAATAATAACAATGTCCTTAATGCCTCCAACTCAGGAAACGGAGTAGTAATCAATGTTTCTTCCACTGGTTCCGGAGCAGGAGTAATGAGTAGTACAGGAACAGGCTTTGCCATCCACGGAATTACGAGTTCTCAAGCTTCTGCAGGTGTCATTGCTGATAATAATGGTGCCGGAGAAGCCGTGGTCGGAAGAAATACCAGTGACATTGCAGGCGCAGTTGTCGGCCGAAATGATGGTGGTGGATTTGGCGTGAGAGGCTTTGTTTCTGGCAATACAACAGGAACATCTGTTGGTGTACTGGGACAGGTGGGACAAAATAGTGGCAAAGGCCGTGCAGGCAGATTTGTAAATACGAATGCGACCAATGACCGAAATACCTTTGAAGTGGAATCAAACGGTAATGGAAATATACCGGATAATACGCAGGGCAATGTCTCATCTTTTCTTTCTAATAATACCAATAGTGTAAGTGCAGCGGTGAGAGGTGAGGTAAAAACGATTTTCGGCAACTTTGGCGCGGCAGGTATTTTCGGGGTTTCATCTGGAACAGGAGGTTTTGGTGGATTATTTTACTCCTCAAATCCAACTGGAAATGGACGAGCTTTGGTCGCCTTAAACGATGGAAATGGTGACGCATTCATTGCAAACGCAGGAAAAGATGGAGATGCCATAGAGGCGAATGTGGATGGAGCTGGCCGTGCAATTTACGGCTGGGTACCTACATTCAGTACGGGCAAAGCAGCGGAATTCAAAAATTTCAACACATCGAATAACAATGCAAGTCTCACTGCAACAACTGTGGGAAATGGTACTGCAGGAGATTTCTTTGTAGATAATACCAATGGAACATCTCCAGCAGTGAAAGGTGAAGTCAATTCTATTTTTGCTAATTTTGGTACTGCAGGTGTCTATGGTCTATCCTCTGGCACAGGTGGATACGGAGGTTTGTTTTATGCCTCAAACGCCGCGGGAAATGGTCCCGCTTTACTAGCCCTGACTGAAGGAGCCGGAAATGGAATCACGGCCAATGCAGGCGGCAACGGAGACGGCGTGGAAGCTACAGCAGATGGTACAGGTTCGGCCATCTACGGTTGGATACCTAATTTTGGAACCGGTAAAGCCGGCTATTTCAGAAACTTTAATAATGCAAACAGCCAACCAGTGGTCCACGTCACTACAACTGGTACTGGTTCGACATTGCTTATCAACCACCAAGGGCCATCAGGAAATCTCGCTGTTTTCCAAAGCGCAAGTGCCAATGTTGCAAGAATTGATAAAACAGGAAGAGGTTTCTTCAATAATGGAACGCAGAATACTGGCGCCGACGTTGCCGAAGCATTTAATGTAGAAGGCAACACCGCAGATTACGAACCAGGCGACATTCTGGTCATCTCAACCGATACAGACAGAACCATCGAGAAATCTTCCGAAGCCTACTCTACGCTTGTGGCTGGTGTTTACGCCACGAAACCTGGTGTTTTATTAACCGAGGAAAACATCGATTCTGAATTAGTTGGTAAAGTCCCAATGGGCGTCATTGGTGTGATTCCAACCAAAGTTTGTCTGGAAGGCGGAAACATCAAACGTGGTGATCTGCTTGTGACATCTTCGATCTCAGGTGTTGCGATGAAGGCTGACCCGAAAAAAGTTCAAATCGGTCAGGTTCTTGGAAAGGCACTTCAGGATTACAATCAGGAAGGCATTGGAAAAATCAAAGTTTTAGTAAGCATCAAATAA
- a CDS encoding class I SAM-dependent methyltransferase, which produces MKQTNPWNTIPLDDYEQHMRHQEVAQAQLISALTNKYLTKYEPENILFLGISGGNGLEHIDANKAKRICGIDINQSYLEETKKRFGEKLEQLELFNLDISESIQSIIKADLLWAALIFEYVDLDNALRFVDNNMTESAKLIITIQSNNGAGSVSPTGIESIKSVKDIFKIVNKDELQEVASKFGLELTASEENGLPNGKSFTTFVFQKAEFLT; this is translated from the coding sequence ATGAAGCAAACCAATCCCTGGAACACAATCCCACTAGACGACTATGAGCAACATATGCGACACCAAGAAGTTGCACAAGCGCAATTGATCAGCGCTCTTACAAATAAATATCTGACCAAATACGAGCCCGAAAATATCTTGTTCCTAGGAATCAGTGGTGGAAATGGTTTGGAACATATTGATGCCAATAAAGCAAAAAGGATATGTGGCATTGATATCAATCAAAGTTATCTTGAGGAAACGAAAAAGAGATTTGGTGAGAAGCTGGAGCAATTGGAACTTTTTAATCTGGATATTTCCGAGTCCATACAATCGATTATCAAGGCAGATCTTTTGTGGGCAGCTTTGATCTTTGAATATGTTGATTTGGATAATGCTTTGAGGTTTGTTGATAACAATATGACCGAATCTGCAAAACTCATAATCACGATACAATCAAATAATGGCGCTGGCTCCGTAAGTCCGACTGGCATTGAAAGTATCAAATCTGTAAAAGATATTTTCAAAATTGTAAATAAAGACGAGTTGCAGGAAGTTGCATCGAAGTTTGGATTGGAACTTACTGCATCAGAGGAAAATGGATTACCAAACGGCAAATCATTTACAACATTTGTCTTTCAGAAAGCAGAATTTCTAACGTGA
- a CDS encoding Mur ligase family protein: MKTHFIAIGGSAMHNLAIALKDKGYQVTGSDDAIFEPSKSRLEKKGILPTELGWFPEKLTSDIDAVILGMHAHADNPELAKAKELGLKIYSYPEFLYEQSKEKTRVVIGGSHGKTTITSMILHVLNFHQKDIDYMVGAQLEGFDCMVKITDDNDFMILEGDEYLSSPIDLRSKFLLYQPNIALVSGIAWDHINVFKTFDDYIDQFRKFVASITPGGVLVYNEEDAEVVKVVESAENYFRKIPYKTPDYEIVNGIVNLKTDMGDIPLSVFGKHNLLNMEGARFICSQLGIMEEEFYEAIMSFKGASKRLEIVKRADGGLLYKDFAHAPSKVKATVSAFAEQFAKTETFGFLELHTYSSLNPVFLEQYDHAMDGLDNAVVFYSEDALKIKRMDPISPDLIKEKFKNENLKVFTNAEDLHAYWETLDKSKGAFVMMSSGNFGGLDLTK, encoded by the coding sequence TTGAAAACCCATTTCATTGCTATTGGCGGTTCTGCAATGCACAATCTTGCCATTGCGCTCAAAGATAAAGGCTATCAGGTCACAGGCTCGGACGATGCTATTTTCGAACCTTCAAAATCCCGTTTGGAAAAGAAAGGAATTCTTCCCACAGAATTGGGTTGGTTTCCCGAAAAACTAACTTCGGATATTGACGCCGTAATCCTCGGAATGCACGCTCACGCCGACAATCCTGAGCTTGCCAAAGCAAAAGAATTAGGTTTGAAAATCTATTCTTATCCGGAATTTCTTTACGAACAATCGAAAGAAAAAACCAGAGTGGTCATCGGCGGTTCCCACGGCAAAACCACGATTACATCGATGATTCTTCACGTTCTCAATTTCCATCAGAAAGATATTGATTATATGGTTGGCGCCCAATTGGAAGGCTTCGATTGTATGGTGAAAATTACGGATGACAATGATTTTATGATTCTTGAAGGCGACGAATATCTGTCTTCTCCGATTGATTTGCGTTCGAAATTTTTGTTATATCAACCTAATATCGCTTTGGTTTCAGGCATTGCTTGGGACCATATCAATGTGTTCAAAACCTTTGATGATTACATCGACCAATTCAGGAAGTTTGTGGCGAGCATCACGCCTGGCGGTGTTTTGGTTTACAATGAGGAAGATGCGGAAGTGGTGAAAGTGGTGGAGTCGGCTGAAAATTATTTCAGAAAAATTCCTTACAAAACCCCAGATTACGAAATTGTAAATGGCATCGTCAATCTGAAGACCGATATGGGCGATATTCCATTGTCCGTTTTCGGAAAACACAATTTGCTGAATATGGAAGGCGCAAGATTCATCTGTTCGCAATTGGGTATTATGGAAGAGGAATTCTATGAAGCGATTATGAGTTTCAAAGGTGCATCAAAACGTCTTGAAATTGTTAAAAGAGCTGATGGCGGACTGCTTTACAAAGATTTCGCGCACGCACCAAGCAAAGTGAAAGCTACTGTTTCCGCATTTGCAGAACAATTTGCAAAAACTGAAACGTTTGGATTTTTAGAATTGCACACCTACTCAAGTCTGAATCCAGTTTTTCTTGAGCAATACGACCACGCAATGGATGGTTTGGACAATGCCGTCGTTTTCTATTCAGAAGACGCTTTGAAAATCAAAAGGATGGACCCGATTTCTCCGGATTTGATTAAGGAAAAATTCAAAAATGAAAACCTGAAAGTCTTTACCAATGCCGAAGACCTTCACGCATATTGGGAAACTTTGGACAAATCGAAAGGCGCTTTTGTAATGATGAGTTCCGGTAATTTCGGAGGCTTGGATTTGACGAAATAA
- a CDS encoding bifunctional helix-turn-helix transcriptional regulator/GNAT family N-acetyltransferase → MNLFERTGKMALGSRLRLLTAKFTDDASKIYELYGNDFSPKWFPVFFILAQDGEKTITEIAEQISHSQPSVTKIIKEMATSGLVENNLESKDKRRNLVGLTDKGQQLSEQMKDQFSDIDIAVENMINEANHNLWEAIAEWEFLLEQKSLLKRVQDQKKLRESKNVKIVDYEPKYQSAFKALNEEWISNYFEMEAADYKALDNPQEYILDKGGKILVALYNEEPLGVCALIKMDDPDYDFEMSKMAVSPKAQGKNIGWLLGQAIINKAKELGASKLYLESNTILKPAINLYYKMGYEKIVGRTTPYKRCNIQMELNLKNNS, encoded by the coding sequence ATGAATTTATTTGAGAGAACTGGTAAAATGGCTTTGGGAAGCAGATTACGTCTGTTGACCGCTAAGTTTACCGATGATGCTTCGAAAATCTACGAGCTGTATGGCAACGATTTTTCACCCAAATGGTTTCCCGTATTTTTTATTCTGGCACAAGATGGCGAGAAGACCATCACCGAAATTGCCGAACAAATCTCACATTCGCAGCCTTCTGTCACCAAGATCATCAAGGAAATGGCAACGTCAGGATTGGTCGAAAACAACTTGGAATCCAAAGACAAACGCAGAAATCTGGTTGGTCTCACCGACAAAGGACAACAACTCTCTGAGCAGATGAAAGACCAATTTAGCGATATTGACATTGCTGTGGAAAATATGATTAACGAGGCCAATCACAATCTTTGGGAAGCCATTGCAGAATGGGAATTTCTCCTGGAGCAAAAATCACTGCTAAAAAGAGTTCAGGACCAGAAAAAACTTCGTGAAAGTAAAAATGTAAAAATCGTAGACTACGAGCCGAAATACCAATCTGCCTTCAAAGCCCTGAACGAGGAATGGATCTCCAACTACTTCGAGATGGAAGCTGCCGATTACAAAGCTTTAGACAATCCTCAGGAATATATTCTTGACAAAGGCGGCAAAATCCTGGTTGCACTTTACAATGAAGAACCACTTGGCGTTTGTGCGCTAATAAAAATGGATGACCCAGATTATGACTTCGAAATGAGCAAAATGGCCGTTTCTCCCAAAGCACAAGGCAAAAACATCGGTTGGCTCCTCGGACAGGCAATCATCAATAAAGCAAAAGAGTTGGGTGCTTCAAAATTATATCTGGAAAGCAACACGATCCTAAAACCCGCCATCAATTTGTATTATAAAATGGGCTACGAAAAGATCGTTGGCCGTACGACGCCTTACAAACGTTGTAATATCCAGATGGAACTTAATTTGAAAAACAATTCTTAA
- a CDS encoding MBL fold metallo-hydrolase: protein MKFSFSIAFLLLIHFVFAQTEIKEYKAQDNIYLVGDRVFSLFYITPKGVIVVDPTNDKIAAETLKSIKKHTKLPIKYVIYSHNHWDHNSGGKIYKELGAKFIAHAKAVENMTPNENVIEVDSTWTGNKTVFSLRGKNIELHYYGKNHGDGMTVFRFPEEKTVFTVDLVVPDRVLYAYLPDAKPKQWLEDLYEIKKLDFDQLLMAHVRPIGNRKDLDLQINYFEDLYKATELEMKNGTNLFEIPTTVKLPQYKHLQNYNEWLHMNVWRILMEKSIGQ from the coding sequence ATGAAATTTTCTTTCAGTATTGCATTTTTGTTGTTAATTCATTTTGTGTTTGCCCAAACGGAGATCAAAGAATACAAAGCACAGGACAATATTTATTTGGTGGGTGACCGTGTTTTTTCACTGTTTTACATCACTCCGAAAGGTGTCATCGTTGTTGATCCTACCAATGATAAAATTGCTGCTGAAACATTGAAGTCGATCAAAAAACATACAAAACTTCCCATCAAATATGTGATCTACAGTCATAATCATTGGGATCATAATTCTGGAGGTAAGATCTACAAGGAACTCGGCGCGAAATTTATTGCCCACGCAAAAGCTGTAGAAAATATGACGCCCAATGAAAACGTCATTGAGGTCGATTCCACCTGGACTGGTAACAAAACTGTTTTTAGTTTGCGAGGTAAAAATATCGAGCTCCATTACTATGGTAAAAATCACGGTGATGGTATGACCGTTTTCCGATTTCCGGAGGAGAAAACGGTTTTCACAGTCGATCTGGTGGTGCCCGATCGTGTTCTCTACGCCTATCTGCCAGATGCCAAACCAAAACAATGGTTGGAAGATCTGTATGAAATCAAAAAACTGGACTTCGATCAATTATTGATGGCTCACGTGAGACCTATTGGAAATCGCAAAGATTTGGATCTGCAGATCAATTACTTCGAAGATCTGTACAAAGCGACCGAACTGGAAATGAAGAATGGAACAAACCTATTCGAGATTCCTACAACGGTGAAATTGCCACAATACAAACATTTGCAAAACTACAACGAATGGCTTCATATGAATGTGTGGCGGATCTTGATGGAAAAATCGATTGGGCAGTAA